A single region of the Polyangiaceae bacterium genome encodes:
- a CDS encoding tetratricopeptide repeat protein has translation MAGPRESAPELDSLRAVSERVAEAPPEGAVDSERPSSNFDGEDFLYHLYRGSELLQDNCVGEAKEELERALALQPQDAAGQGLLAVVYFRLGLYPRAIRIFEDLVRAVPTEITPRVNLGLCYLKTGQNTLAREVLEEVTRRVPNHRRAWGYLGLLYERMNDFEKALEAFHRAGHEQMARRMERVVAELAQPEPSEGGVNREAVRRAAADAIQELEEELSPFAREDGSDPLSRFGRWHAVELGEERLPPPSRRAPKTLPPRTSLAPTEAPPPHAAFAPAELIAGLSIRVPAPERLRLRSERLAVVRVEGAFAVRLDWVRALEPERGEFRGNPLRRRSRGRDTDEPLGGLRAPLVLLEGTGSLMIASPEGTQLVPVVLEKEFFYVREDRLVGFDSALRHESGRLSTGMVEHVPMVQLSGEGALLFRATTQLSVVEVGDGGALLRGDDVVGWTGRLLPQPVRPANAPANVSGFVAFSGQGAVFIDPA, from the coding sequence ATGGCTGGTCCGAGGGAGTCTGCCCCGGAGCTCGATTCCTTGCGCGCTGTTTCCGAGCGCGTGGCGGAAGCTCCGCCCGAGGGGGCCGTGGATTCCGAGCGCCCGTCGAGCAACTTCGACGGCGAGGACTTCCTCTACCATCTGTACCGCGGCAGCGAGCTACTGCAGGACAACTGCGTCGGTGAGGCGAAAGAAGAGCTCGAGCGCGCCCTCGCCCTACAGCCGCAGGACGCCGCAGGCCAGGGCCTCTTGGCCGTCGTGTACTTCCGCCTCGGCCTCTACCCGCGGGCCATTCGCATCTTCGAGGACCTGGTTCGCGCCGTTCCCACGGAGATCACCCCGCGCGTGAACCTCGGCCTCTGCTACCTGAAGACGGGGCAGAACACCCTCGCTCGCGAGGTGCTCGAGGAGGTCACGCGACGGGTCCCGAACCACCGCCGCGCCTGGGGCTACCTGGGCCTTTTGTACGAACGGATGAACGACTTCGAGAAGGCGCTGGAGGCCTTCCACCGCGCGGGCCACGAGCAGATGGCGCGCCGCATGGAGCGGGTGGTGGCGGAGCTGGCCCAACCCGAGCCCAGCGAGGGCGGTGTGAATCGCGAGGCCGTGCGCCGGGCCGCTGCCGACGCGATCCAAGAGCTCGAAGAAGAGCTGTCGCCCTTCGCCCGGGAGGACGGCAGCGATCCACTGTCGCGCTTCGGTCGCTGGCACGCCGTGGAGCTCGGCGAAGAGCGGCTGCCGCCACCTTCGCGCCGCGCTCCCAAGACCCTCCCACCGCGGACTTCGTTGGCCCCGACGGAAGCTCCGCCGCCGCACGCTGCGTTCGCCCCGGCCGAATTGATCGCGGGCCTCAGCATCCGCGTGCCCGCACCGGAACGGCTGCGTCTGCGCTCGGAGCGGCTAGCCGTGGTGCGCGTCGAAGGCGCCTTCGCCGTACGCCTCGATTGGGTGCGCGCCCTGGAACCGGAGCGCGGGGAGTTCCGCGGCAACCCCCTGCGGCGACGCAGCCGAGGTCGCGACACGGACGAGCCCCTGGGCGGCCTGCGTGCGCCGCTGGTGCTGCTCGAGGGCACGGGCTCGCTGATGATCGCCAGCCCCGAAGGGACGCAGCTGGTGCCCGTGGTGCTCGAGAAAGAGTTCTTCTACGTGCGCGAGGACCGCCTCGTGGGCTTCGACTCGGCCCTCCGCCACGAGAGCGGGCGGCTGAGCACCGGCATGGTGGAGCACGTGCCGATGGTGCAGCTGTCGGGAGAAGGCGCGCTCTTGTTCCGAGCCACGACGCAGCTCTCCGTGGTGGAGGTCGGCGATGGCGGCGCGCTGCTCCGCGGGGACGACGTGGTGGGCTGGACCGGTCGCCTCCTGCCCCAGCCGGTGCGACCGGCGAATGCGCCCGCCAACGTCAGCGGATTCGTGGCCT
- the hisH gene encoding imidazole glycerol phosphate synthase subunit HisH, whose product MAVVVVDTGLGNLRSVEKALAAAASERGLSVAVVRASDPEQVRRADRIVVPGQGGFRDCARALSGGLRSALEEAIGRGTPYFGICLGLQVLFESSAEAPGEHGLGVIAGSVERLDPTGVKIPHMGWNPLELGEPAHPWLAEAGGEGTFFYFVHSFHAVPKDTSVTRASCSYGENRVTAAVCKDNVFAVQFHPEKSQRAGLTLLGAFLAST is encoded by the coding sequence GTGGCCGTCGTCGTCGTCGACACCGGCCTCGGCAACCTGCGCTCGGTGGAGAAGGCCCTCGCCGCCGCCGCCAGCGAGCGCGGCCTTTCGGTCGCGGTGGTCCGCGCGTCGGATCCGGAGCAGGTACGGCGAGCCGATCGCATCGTGGTGCCGGGCCAGGGTGGGTTTCGCGACTGCGCCCGGGCCCTCTCGGGTGGCCTGCGGAGCGCGCTCGAAGAAGCCATTGGTCGCGGCACTCCCTACTTCGGTATCTGCCTGGGTCTGCAGGTCTTGTTCGAGAGCAGCGCGGAAGCTCCCGGTGAGCACGGCCTGGGCGTCATTGCCGGCAGCGTGGAGCGGCTGGACCCCACGGGAGTGAAGATCCCCCACATGGGCTGGAATCCCCTCGAGCTGGGCGAACCGGCACATCCGTGGCTTGCGGAGGCCGGCGGCGAGGGCACCTTCTTCTACTTCGTCCATTCCTTCCACGCGGTGCCGAAGGACACCTCGGTCACTCGCGCCAGCTGCAGCTACGGGGAAAATCGGGTCACCGCCGCGGTGTGCAAGGACAACGTCTTCGCCGTACAGTTTCACCCCGAGAAGAGCCAGCGCGCGGGCCTGACGTTACTCGGGGCCTTCCTCGCGAGCACCTGA
- the hisB gene encoding imidazoleglycerol-phosphate dehydratase HisB: MQRVPSGPGAPGNARRLLARPEPGPGAGRLRAAQRRGQEEHPIRGFPAHGSRESRRGSGHRSRPRPPQRTALGHRHRHGSERPVSALGVRERQLAGGWLGHRSLQPGHAGGRGARLHPRLRQQALRRADALRAGRQDRRTRRRQAQEGVGGRTARRDGPPHPGPGGGPAHRALRAHRGARHHGLRRRRHGGAPARARRVEDRGVQVNPRRAAVERKTRETDIRISVDLDGTGQSSIDTPLPFLSHMLEQIARHGAIDLDVHARGDVEIDGHHTTEDVGIVLGKAVLDALGSAQGIRRYGWATLPMDEARVTSTLDLSGRPFFVWRVPLPKAKIGTWDVELAPVFFEAFARSAQANLHVVLHEGENLHHIVEICFKSFARALRAALELDPRAPGVPSTKGILV; encoded by the coding sequence ATGCAGCGGGTCCCAAGCGGCCCAGGGGCCCCGGGAAACGCTCGACGCCTACTCGCGCGCCCTGAACCAGGGCCGGGTGCAGGACGCCTACGTGCTGCTCAGCGACGAGGCCAAGAAGAGCATCCCATTCGAGGCTTTCCAGCGCATGGTTCGAGAGAATCCCGAAGAGGTTCGGGACATCGCTCGCGCCCTCGCCCGCCCCAGCGGACCGCCCTTGGTCACCGCCACCGTCACGGCTCCGAACGGCCAGTCTCTGCTCTTGGTGTACGAGAACGGCAACTGGCGGGTGGATGGCTCGGCCATCGATCTCTACAGCCAGGCCACGCCGGAGGCCGCGGTGCGCGCCTTCATCCGCGCCTACGACAACAAGCGCTACGACGTGCTGATGCGCTTCGTGCCGGACGCCAAGACCGAAGGACTCGACGCCGCCAAGCTCAAGAAGGCGTGGGAGGGCGAACAGCGCGAAGAGATGGACCGCCTCACCCAGGCCCTGGAGGCGGCCCTGCCCACCGCGCGCTTCGAGCGCATCGGGGAGCGCGCCACCATGGCCTACGGCGCCGGCGGCACGGTGGAGCTCCTGCGAGAGCACGGAGAGTGGAAGATCGAGGAGTTCAAGTGAACCCTCGCCGCGCCGCGGTGGAGCGGAAGACCCGCGAGACCGACATCCGGATCAGCGTGGATCTGGACGGCACCGGCCAGAGCTCGATCGACACACCCCTACCCTTCCTGTCCCACATGCTGGAGCAGATCGCGCGCCACGGCGCCATCGATCTGGACGTCCACGCCCGGGGAGACGTGGAGATCGACGGCCACCACACCACGGAGGACGTGGGCATCGTGCTGGGCAAGGCCGTGCTGGACGCGCTCGGCAGTGCCCAAGGGATCCGGCGTTACGGCTGGGCCACGCTGCCCATGGACGAAGCGCGGGTCACCTCCACCCTGGATCTGTCCGGTCGCCCCTTCTTCGTCTGGCGGGTGCCGCTGCCCAAGGCGAAGATCGGCACCTGGGACGTCGAGCTCGCCCCGGTGTTCTTCGAGGCCTTCGCTCGCTCCGCTCAGGCGAACCTGCACGTGGTCCTGCACGAGGGCGAGAACCTCCATCACATCGTGGAGATCTGCTTCAAGTCCTTCGCCCGGGCGCTGCGTGCGGCGCTCGAGCTCGACCCTCGCGCGCCCGGCGTGCCCTCCACCAAAGGGATCCTGGTCTAA
- a CDS encoding tetratricopeptide repeat protein → MTALAPLFRSRSQLVAATIAVVLLGGIGFLPLFGGPGYEAALAAGLVLPALGAVATAVEVASARPAPLDAYGRGLLSGFRLALLALLVTLAHGFRVGFCDPWDDIALFALGPGVGAVMGGAWGALVGLLAGARRRPRLWAVVLAFAGPVAGCLISLWRFFSSPMVFAFDPFFGFFAGPLYDTVITGTRGLLSYRAGSLATLLAGAALFQHLDERFGRRWGVILGGALAAAASLGITVAGGKLGHWSTVSTIAEELGRSVKSERCNVVYDAGIYERDARLFAEECSAHVRQIEAYFDAKGPDHVTAFLFLNEAQKGRLMGAQSTYIAKPWRREIYVQFARYPHPVVGHELAHVVSGAFAPGPFHVAGPLHGWIPDPGRIEGVAVAARPDEDDDLSLAEWARAMRDEKLLPPLSRVFRLSFLGENSATAYTVAGAFVAWFHDHYGARALREWYGGKTLPEVSGGKDLAQLEAEWMKYLDGVTLDDRARIAARARFDRPAIFGRQCPHVVDALAQEAGGKLGAGDHVGAEEIYQRVLVLDAHNFAARMGLAACASRAGDAHEARRRFQAIADDTSLTRLLRGSAEEGIADMDLYAGDVARARRGYRALEAIVANADHLRSLAVKSSTTSEVSRQAIVRLLIGDPELGRDFADAASWLGRWSELEPGDGTADYLLGRNLYNGGRYTDAAARLDAALARKLEIPEVAREALWMRAVVACARGHAPVARGAIAQYLLTPGLSASRRAGARAFAARCGAL, encoded by the coding sequence GTGACGGCCCTCGCACCGCTGTTCCGTTCGCGGTCGCAGCTCGTCGCCGCGACCATCGCCGTGGTGCTGCTCGGCGGCATCGGCTTCTTGCCGCTGTTCGGCGGGCCCGGCTACGAGGCTGCGCTGGCCGCGGGGTTGGTGCTTCCGGCGCTGGGGGCGGTGGCCACCGCGGTGGAGGTGGCCAGTGCCCGACCAGCACCCCTGGACGCCTACGGTCGCGGCCTGCTCTCCGGATTTCGCCTCGCGCTGTTGGCCCTGCTGGTGACGTTGGCCCACGGCTTTCGCGTGGGCTTCTGCGATCCGTGGGACGACATCGCCCTGTTTGCCTTGGGCCCCGGGGTGGGCGCGGTGATGGGCGGCGCCTGGGGCGCCCTCGTGGGGCTCTTGGCCGGCGCGCGGCGGCGGCCGCGGCTTTGGGCCGTGGTGCTCGCCTTCGCAGGGCCGGTGGCCGGCTGCCTGATCAGTCTGTGGCGCTTCTTCTCGAGCCCCATGGTGTTCGCCTTCGATCCCTTCTTCGGCTTCTTCGCGGGGCCGCTGTACGACACCGTGATCACCGGGACCCGAGGCTTGCTCAGCTACCGCGCGGGGAGCCTCGCGACGCTGCTCGCCGGCGCGGCGCTCTTCCAACACCTGGACGAGCGGTTCGGCCGGCGCTGGGGCGTGATCCTGGGCGGCGCTCTGGCCGCCGCCGCGTCCCTCGGCATCACCGTGGCCGGCGGCAAGCTCGGTCACTGGAGCACGGTCTCCACCATTGCCGAGGAGCTCGGACGCAGCGTCAAGAGCGAGCGCTGCAACGTGGTCTACGACGCCGGCATCTACGAGCGCGACGCGCGGCTGTTCGCCGAGGAGTGCAGCGCCCACGTGCGTCAGATCGAGGCCTACTTCGACGCCAAGGGCCCCGATCACGTCACGGCGTTCCTGTTCCTGAACGAAGCCCAGAAGGGCCGTTTGATGGGCGCGCAGTCGACCTACATCGCCAAGCCCTGGCGGCGGGAGATCTACGTTCAGTTCGCCCGCTATCCGCACCCGGTGGTGGGCCACGAGCTGGCCCACGTGGTGAGCGGCGCCTTCGCGCCGGGGCCGTTCCACGTCGCTGGGCCGCTGCACGGCTGGATCCCGGACCCCGGCCGTATCGAAGGCGTGGCGGTGGCGGCGCGCCCGGACGAGGACGACGATCTCTCGCTCGCCGAGTGGGCTCGGGCGATGCGCGACGAAAAGCTCCTGCCGCCCCTGTCCCGGGTGTTTCGCCTGAGCTTTCTGGGGGAAAACAGCGCCACGGCGTACACCGTGGCGGGCGCCTTCGTGGCTTGGTTCCACGACCACTACGGAGCCCGCGCCCTGCGTGAGTGGTACGGCGGCAAGACGCTGCCGGAGGTGAGCGGCGGCAAGGATCTGGCCCAGCTCGAAGCCGAGTGGATGAAGTATCTCGACGGCGTCACCCTCGACGACCGCGCTCGCATCGCAGCGCGTGCCCGCTTCGACCGGCCGGCGATCTTCGGTCGCCAGTGTCCGCACGTGGTCGACGCGCTGGCGCAGGAAGCCGGCGGCAAGCTCGGCGCCGGCGATCACGTGGGGGCAGAGGAGATCTACCAACGCGTGCTCGTGCTCGATGCGCACAACTTCGCGGCGCGCATGGGCCTCGCGGCGTGTGCGTCCCGCGCGGGAGACGCACACGAAGCGCGCCGTCGCTTCCAGGCGATCGCCGACGATACGTCGCTCACGCGCCTTCTACGCGGAAGCGCGGAAGAGGGCATTGCGGACATGGATCTGTACGCGGGAGACGTTGCCCGCGCGCGGCGCGGCTATCGCGCTCTGGAAGCCATCGTGGCCAACGCCGATCACCTGCGCAGCCTTGCGGTGAAGTCGAGCACCACGAGCGAGGTGTCACGGCAGGCTATCGTGCGACTCTTGATCGGCGATCCCGAGCTGGGCCGCGACTTCGCGGACGCGGCGAGCTGGCTCGGCCGCTGGAGCGAGCTCGAGCCCGGGGACGGCACCGCGGACTATCTGCTCGGCCGCAACCTGTACAACGGCGGGCGCTACACGGACGCCGCGGCGCGGCTCGACGCTGCTCTGGCGCGCAAGCTCGAGATCCCGGAGGTGGCGCGGGAGGCGCTGTGGATGCGCGCCGTGGTCGCCTGCGCTCGGGGGCACGCGCCGGTGGCCCGCGGCGCCATCGCGCAGTACCTGCTGACGCCAGGGCTTTCGGCATCGCGCCGGGCCGGGGCGCGGGCCTTTGCCGCGCGCTGCGGTGCCCTCTGA
- the hisA gene encoding 1-(5-phosphoribosyl)-5-[(5-phosphoribosylamino)methylideneamino]imidazole-4-carboxamide isomerase, which translates to MLLIPAIDLIAGKVVRLRKGSYDDVTTYPDAPEDIARGWRAHVERLHVVDLEGARSGHSEQGDVIRRIVQAFGSGVQLGGGLRSLEAVEQAFALGVDRVVLGTAAVKDPGLVQRAAASFPHRVIVAVDARAGRVATDGWEKTSEIAAIDLVEELSAWPLSGVLYTDIERDGMEVGPNVAETARLARSTPLPVIASGGVGRLEHLTALRQADGPIAAAIVGRALHEGRFSLAQAVEHCSEE; encoded by the coding sequence ATGCTGCTGATCCCCGCCATCGATCTGATCGCCGGCAAGGTCGTCCGGCTGCGCAAGGGCAGCTACGACGACGTGACCACCTACCCCGACGCGCCGGAGGACATCGCCCGCGGCTGGCGCGCCCACGTGGAACGGTTGCACGTCGTGGATCTCGAAGGCGCGCGTTCCGGCCACTCGGAGCAGGGCGACGTGATCCGTCGTATCGTGCAGGCCTTCGGCAGTGGCGTGCAGCTCGGTGGCGGCCTGCGCAGCCTGGAAGCCGTGGAGCAGGCGTTTGCCCTGGGCGTCGATCGCGTGGTGCTCGGGACCGCGGCGGTGAAGGACCCCGGCCTGGTGCAGCGCGCGGCGGCGAGCTTTCCCCACCGAGTGATCGTCGCCGTCGACGCCCGGGCGGGACGCGTCGCGACGGACGGTTGGGAGAAGACCAGCGAGATCGCCGCCATCGATCTGGTCGAGGAGCTGTCTGCCTGGCCCCTTTCCGGCGTGCTGTACACGGACATCGAGCGCGACGGCATGGAGGTCGGCCCCAACGTGGCGGAGACGGCGCGCCTCGCGCGCTCGACCCCCCTTCCGGTGATCGCCAGCGGTGGTGTCGGGCGTCTCGAGCACTTGACCGCGCTGCGGCAGGCCGACGGGCCCATCGCCGCTGCCATCGTCGGCCGCGCCTTGCACGAGGGCCGCTTTTCCCTCGCGCAGGCCGTGGAGCACTGCTCGGAGGAATAG
- a CDS encoding ABC transporter permease, with product MPLSWFVALRFLKEGRAQTLLIVAGVGVGVAVLVFLSALIDGLQQSLIDKTLGSQAHVVVRPPDEKARQLLSPPDALVAARVEQRAQRIRSIDGWQKVDRAVREEPGVIATAPIVSGSAFAVRGNASQSVALFGVDASSFNRVIPVAERVVRGRYSLSGTDAIIGVELAKDLGLNVGDKLRLEAGQGHADLFTVRGIFDFGNRDVNRRWVLVPFRSGQTLLDLVGGASRIEVKVERIFDAQSIAERIADRTGQVADSWMQTNAELLTGLRSQSSSSTMIQVFVIVAVAMGIASVLIVSVVQRRREIGILRAMGTSRRDVLLVFLIQGALVGVGGSLLGSGLGAGLSILFQSLAANGDGSPTFPVALTGTLVARAVAIATFTGVAAAAMPARRAAKLDPVVAIRHE from the coding sequence ATGCCGCTCAGCTGGTTCGTTGCGCTTCGCTTCTTGAAGGAAGGGCGTGCACAGACGCTGCTGATTGTAGCGGGTGTCGGCGTCGGGGTGGCCGTCTTGGTGTTTCTCTCCGCGCTGATCGACGGCCTGCAGCAAAGCCTGATCGACAAGACCCTCGGGAGCCAGGCCCATGTCGTAGTGCGCCCCCCGGACGAAAAGGCTCGCCAGCTGCTGTCTCCGCCAGATGCGTTGGTAGCTGCGCGGGTGGAACAGCGCGCGCAACGCATCCGTTCCATCGACGGTTGGCAGAAGGTGGACCGGGCGGTGCGAGAAGAGCCCGGCGTGATTGCGACCGCGCCGATCGTCAGTGGCTCGGCGTTCGCCGTGCGGGGCAACGCAAGTCAGTCCGTTGCGCTTTTTGGCGTGGACGCGAGCTCCTTCAACCGCGTCATTCCGGTCGCCGAGCGCGTCGTCCGCGGTCGCTACTCGCTTTCGGGAACCGATGCCATCATTGGCGTGGAGCTGGCGAAGGATCTGGGGCTGAACGTCGGCGACAAGCTCCGTCTGGAGGCGGGACAAGGTCACGCCGACCTCTTCACGGTGCGCGGCATCTTCGACTTCGGCAATCGAGACGTCAACCGACGCTGGGTGCTGGTGCCATTCCGCAGCGGGCAGACGCTCCTCGACCTGGTGGGCGGGGCTTCGCGCATCGAAGTGAAGGTGGAGCGAATCTTCGACGCCCAATCCATCGCAGAGCGCATCGCCGACCGGACGGGCCAGGTCGCAGACAGTTGGATGCAGACCAACGCCGAGCTGCTCACGGGACTCCGCTCGCAGAGCAGCTCCAGCACCATGATCCAGGTGTTCGTGATCGTGGCAGTAGCGATGGGGATCGCCAGCGTGCTCATCGTGAGCGTCGTACAAAGGCGGCGAGAGATCGGCATCCTGCGCGCCATGGGCACGTCTCGGCGCGACGTTCTCCTGGTTTTTCTCATCCAAGGCGCGCTCGTCGGGGTCGGGGGCTCGCTTTTGGGCTCCGGTTTGGGGGCCGGCCTCTCCATCCTGTTTCAGAGTCTGGCGGCCAACGGCGACGGCTCCCCCACCTTTCCCGTCGCGCTTACGGGAACCCTGGTAGCTCGCGCGGTCGCCATCGCCACGTTCACCGGCGTAGCCGCTGCAGCCATGCCCGCTCGGCGAGCGGCAAAACTCGACCCTGTCGTTGCCATCCGCCATGAGTGA
- a CDS encoding ABC transporter ATP-binding protein: MSDPIVRLRGVTKDYGDAVVSRVLHGIDLRLDPGEFASLIGPSGSGKSTLLNLLGLLDRVTSGSILLRGMETTQLSERELTLLRGGSIGFVFQFHHLISALSVDENVAMPRIIAARRRKPADLRRARELLKEVGLGRRCDDKPSQLSGGQQQRVAIARALMAEPALVLADEPTGNLDTQTADEIFDLLRRFNKERNITFLIVTHDPRLAERTDRTIELVDGRVTSDRTR; the protein is encoded by the coding sequence ATGAGTGACCCCATTGTCAGGCTGCGAGGGGTAACCAAGGACTATGGCGATGCGGTGGTGAGCCGAGTCCTGCATGGCATCGATCTCAGACTCGACCCTGGGGAATTCGCTTCGCTCATCGGGCCGAGCGGTTCCGGCAAGAGCACGTTGCTGAATCTTCTGGGCCTCTTGGATCGCGTGACCAGCGGCAGCATCTTGCTGCGAGGTATGGAGACCACACAGCTATCCGAACGAGAGCTGACGCTGCTACGCGGTGGCAGCATCGGCTTCGTCTTTCAGTTCCATCACCTGATCTCGGCGCTCAGCGTAGATGAGAACGTTGCCATGCCCCGGATCATTGCCGCTCGTCGCAGAAAGCCAGCGGACCTCCGGCGAGCACGGGAGCTACTGAAGGAAGTAGGCCTTGGGCGGCGCTGCGATGACAAGCCCAGCCAGCTCTCAGGTGGGCAGCAACAGCGCGTCGCCATCGCCCGCGCGCTGATGGCAGAGCCAGCGTTGGTGCTGGCGGATGAGCCAACTGGCAACCTCGACACGCAAACCGCCGACGAGATCTTCGATCTTTTGCGGCGCTTCAACAAAGAGCGCAACATCACTTTTCTCATCGTGACGCACGACCCCCGACTCGCCGAGCGGACGGACCGCACCATCGAGCTGGTGGATGGCCGCGTCACCTCCGACCGAACGCGCTGA
- the lon gene encoding endopeptidase La: MAPSASSRSAHPDRVAILPLRNSVLFPMSVVPINVGRPRSVQLVEDLVGRDDALVGVLAQKSAETVEPTFDDLYEVGTLARPVKVIRLGPGNYSVVLNGIGRFRMKKALGLEPYMRAEIERIAEPIGEDPELASLAGRLRESTRKALSLMPNLPKETLSVLDNVREPGALADLIASNFPEEHASIAVRQSVLEALDPRERLEAVQSVVSRQLEVLRVKDEITTLVTQEMSRSQRDLVLRQQLRSIREELGEAGDDDEVEALRERIARAELPLEAEKAAKKQLSRLAGMQPQSAEYQVTRTYVEWLADLPWNRTTPDRFDVREVQRCLDEDHFGLNRVKRRIVEYSAIRQLRRDKKGPILLFVGPPGVGKTSLGRSIARAMGRRYGRIALGGVRDEAEVRGHRRTYVGALPGRIIQALKKVGTRNPVLVLDEVDKMGVDMRGDPAAALLEVLDPEQNDAFVDHYVGVPFDLSEVTFLATANYRDQIPEALKDRMELIEVPGYTRTEKRAIAQQFLVPKQLKEHALTEQNLKFEADGIETIIDFYTREAGVRGLEREIAAVCRDATVRMADGKNVEGVVVERPYVEEVLGIHKHEPEVAERKLAPGAATGLAVTGAGGELLLVEATRMPGKGNIHVTGSMRNVMKESAATAVSYVRSKAVRLHLDPEWLRTIDLHLHVPRGGIARDAASVGVPMFVAVASLLLDACVKPDVAMTGEITLRGSILPVNGVKDKVLAAHRAGIRDIVMPERNSRDLEEVPDEVCQDIRFHFVSRVEEVLPLVLAPPEPASATGVSVPPAPSGEARP, from the coding sequence ATGGCCCCGTCCGCATCCTCTCGGTCGGCACACCCCGACCGAGTCGCGATCCTGCCGCTGAGGAACTCGGTGTTGTTCCCCATGTCGGTGGTGCCCATCAACGTGGGCCGGCCGCGCAGCGTGCAGCTGGTGGAGGATCTGGTGGGCCGGGACGACGCGCTGGTGGGCGTGCTCGCCCAAAAGAGCGCCGAAACGGTGGAGCCCACCTTCGACGACCTGTACGAGGTGGGCACGCTCGCCCGACCGGTAAAGGTCATCCGTCTGGGGCCCGGCAACTACAGCGTGGTGCTCAACGGCATCGGGCGCTTTCGGATGAAGAAGGCGTTGGGGCTCGAGCCCTACATGCGCGCGGAGATCGAGCGCATCGCCGAACCCATCGGCGAAGACCCGGAGCTCGCCTCCCTGGCCGGGCGGCTGCGGGAAAGCACCCGTAAGGCGCTCTCGCTGATGCCGAACTTGCCGAAGGAGACGCTGAGCGTGCTCGACAACGTGCGCGAGCCCGGTGCCTTGGCGGATCTGATCGCGTCCAACTTTCCGGAAGAGCACGCCAGTATCGCCGTGCGCCAGAGCGTGCTCGAGGCCCTCGATCCGCGGGAGCGGCTGGAGGCGGTCCAGAGCGTGGTGTCGCGGCAGCTGGAAGTGTTGCGCGTCAAGGACGAGATCACGACGCTGGTCACCCAGGAAATGAGCCGCTCGCAGCGCGACCTGGTGCTGCGCCAGCAGCTGCGCAGCATTCGCGAAGAGCTGGGCGAGGCGGGGGACGACGACGAAGTGGAGGCGCTCCGGGAGCGCATCGCCCGCGCCGAGCTCCCGCTGGAAGCCGAGAAGGCCGCGAAGAAGCAGCTCTCGCGGCTGGCCGGCATGCAGCCCCAGTCGGCCGAATACCAAGTGACGCGCACCTACGTGGAGTGGCTGGCGGATCTGCCCTGGAACCGCACCACGCCGGATCGCTTCGACGTGCGCGAGGTGCAGCGTTGTCTGGACGAAGATCACTTCGGCCTCAATCGGGTGAAGCGTCGCATCGTGGAGTACAGCGCCATCCGCCAGCTCCGGCGCGACAAGAAGGGCCCCATTCTTCTGTTCGTGGGTCCGCCGGGCGTGGGCAAGACGAGCCTCGGGCGCTCGATCGCTCGCGCCATGGGCCGCCGCTACGGGCGCATCGCCCTGGGCGGCGTGCGGGACGAAGCCGAAGTGCGCGGCCATCGTCGCACCTACGTGGGCGCGCTGCCCGGACGCATCATCCAAGCGCTCAAGAAGGTGGGGACGCGGAACCCCGTCTTGGTGCTCGACGAGGTCGACAAGATGGGCGTCGACATGCGCGGGGATCCCGCAGCCGCCCTGCTCGAGGTCCTCGATCCGGAGCAGAACGACGCGTTCGTCGACCACTACGTCGGCGTCCCCTTCGACCTTTCGGAGGTCACCTTCCTGGCCACGGCGAACTACCGGGACCAGATCCCCGAGGCGCTGAAAGACCGCATGGAGCTCATCGAGGTGCCGGGCTACACCCGCACCGAGAAGCGCGCCATCGCGCAGCAGTTCCTGGTGCCCAAGCAGCTCAAGGAGCACGCTCTCACGGAGCAGAACCTCAAGTTCGAGGCCGACGGCATCGAGACGATCATCGATTTCTACACGCGAGAAGCCGGCGTGCGCGGGCTGGAGCGGGAGATCGCGGCCGTGTGCCGGGACGCCACCGTGCGGATGGCGGACGGCAAGAACGTGGAAGGCGTGGTGGTGGAGCGCCCCTACGTGGAGGAGGTCCTCGGCATCCACAAGCACGAGCCGGAGGTCGCCGAGCGCAAGCTCGCGCCCGGCGCGGCAACGGGCTTGGCCGTCACCGGCGCCGGTGGCGAGCTCTTGCTCGTGGAGGCCACGCGCATGCCCGGCAAGGGCAACATCCACGTCACCGGCAGCATGCGCAACGTGATGAAAGAGTCGGCCGCCACGGCCGTGTCCTACGTGCGCTCCAAGGCCGTGCGGCTGCATCTCGACCCCGAGTGGCTGCGCACCATCGACCTGCACTTGCACGTTCCCCGCGGGGGGATCGCTCGGGACGCCGCCAGTGTCGGTGTCCCGATGTTCGTGGCCGTGGCGTCCCTGCTGTTGGACGCTTGCGTGAAGCCAGACGTCGCCATGACCGGCGAGATCACCCTGCGCGGCAGCATCCTTCCGGTGAACGGCGTGAAGGACAAAGTGCTCGCTGCCCACCGCGCAGGCATTCGCGACATCGTGATGCCGGAGCGCAACTCCCGGGACCTGGAGGAAGTACCGGACGAAGTCTGCCAGGACATTCGCTTTCACTTCGTGTCTCGGGTGGAAGAAGTGCTGCCGCTGGTGCTGGCGCCGCCGGAGCCGGCCAGCGCCACGGGCGTGAGCGTGCCGCCGGCGCCCAGTGGCGAAGCACGCCCCTGA